The Streptomyces seoulensis genome contains a region encoding:
- a CDS encoding serine hydrolase domain-containing protein has protein sequence MPRSSARLRRGVAVAAALGALAVPLAAAPSLSAPLTAGSPSPSPSGPDVHALTPEMTRQIDDAVRRVMRETGVPGVTVGIWTPDKGDYVRSFGVADKSDRRAMSPDLYMRIGSETKTFTVTALLQLVDQGKVGLDDPIGEYIDGVPNGDRITLRQLADMRSGLFNYSEDPDFFKALTSDPERPFTPQQLLDYSFKHPVQFQPGAKFSYCNTNLILLGLLVEQRSGQSLGDYIQEHVLDPAGMTRTSFPEGAEFPKPHAQGYTDQTADGKVAETAGWNPSWGWAAGAMISDLEDLRTWSRTVATGRFPDGERMVSPATQRERLTTPPTGYPGAGYGLGIFDVHGWIGHNGSLPGYESLTVYLPSARTSLVILLNTDIAHDGEEPSTLFGKAVTEVVSPDHVYELPAQHTGH, from the coding sequence ATGCCCCGTTCCTCAGCACGCCTGCGCCGGGGGGTCGCCGTCGCCGCCGCGCTCGGCGCACTCGCCGTCCCGCTGGCCGCCGCCCCCTCCCTGTCGGCGCCGCTCACCGCGGGTTCGCCGAGCCCCTCCCCCTCGGGCCCCGATGTGCACGCCCTCACCCCCGAGATGACCCGTCAGATCGACGACGCAGTGCGGCGCGTGATGCGCGAGACCGGTGTCCCCGGTGTCACGGTCGGGATCTGGACCCCGGACAAGGGCGACTACGTCCGCTCCTTCGGCGTCGCCGACAAGAGCGACCGGCGCGCGATGTCCCCGGATCTGTACATGCGGATCGGCAGCGAGACCAAGACGTTCACGGTCACCGCGCTGCTGCAACTGGTCGACCAGGGCAAGGTGGGCCTGGACGACCCGATCGGCGAGTACATCGACGGCGTACCGAACGGTGACAGGATCACGCTGCGTCAGCTCGCCGACATGCGCAGCGGTCTCTTCAACTACTCCGAGGACCCGGACTTCTTCAAGGCGCTCACCTCGGACCCCGAACGCCCCTTCACCCCGCAGCAGTTGCTGGACTACTCCTTCAAGCATCCGGTGCAGTTCCAGCCGGGCGCGAAGTTCTCGTACTGCAACACCAACCTGATCCTGCTCGGCCTGCTCGTGGAGCAGCGCAGCGGGCAGAGCCTCGGGGACTACATCCAGGAGCATGTGCTGGACCCGGCCGGGATGACCCGTACGTCGTTCCCCGAGGGCGCGGAGTTCCCGAAGCCGCACGCGCAGGGGTACACCGACCAGACGGCGGACGGGAAGGTCGCCGAGACGGCCGGCTGGAACCCGTCCTGGGGCTGGGCGGCCGGTGCGATGATCTCCGACCTGGAGGATCTGCGGACGTGGTCCCGCACGGTGGCCACCGGCCGGTTCCCGGACGGGGAGCGGATGGTCTCCCCCGCCACCCAGCGGGAGCGCCTGACGACCCCGCCGACCGGGTACCCCGGCGCCGGCTACGGCCTGGGCATCTTCGACGTGCACGGCTGGATCGGCCACAACGGCTCGCTGCCGGGGTACGAGTCGCTGACGGTGTATCTGCCCTCGGCGCGGACCTCGCTGGTGATCCTGCTGAACACCGACATCGCGCACGACGGCGAGGAGCCGAGCACCCTGTTCGGGAAGGCCGTCACCGAGGTCGTCTCCCCGGACCACGTCTACGAGCTGCCCGCGCAGCACACCGGCCATTAG